CCGCAGGGGACGCTCTTCGGCCGCAACACGCCGGCCGGCGTCGTCAAGTTCGACACCGTCAAGCCGAGCCAGGAGCGTGAGGGCTTCCTGCGCGCCTCCTACGGCAGCTACGACAACGTCGACGTCCAGGCGGCCTATGGCGGCGCCCTCACGCCGACGCTCTCGGCGCGCCTCTCGGTGCTCTACCAGTCGCAGTCCGACTGGGTCGACAACGGCTTCACCGGCAAGAAGGACGCCCTCGGCGGCTTCGACACCCAGGCGCTGCGCCTGCAGTTCCTGTGGCAGCCGAACGACCGCTTCGACGCCCTGCTCAACCTGCACGGTTGGTCGCTCGACGGTACGGCCCGCATCTTCCGCGCCAACATCCTCAAGGCGGGAAGCAACGACCTCGCGGACGGCTTCCGCCAGGACAAGGTCTACCAGGACGGCCGCAACGAGCAGACGATCGACTCGATGGGCGGTGCGCTCAAGCTCAACTACGACCTCGGCTTCGCCAAGCTGACCTCGGTGACCGGCTACGAGACGATCAGCGACATGTACAGTCGCGGCGACATCGACGGCGGCTACGGCGCCGTCTTCGCCCCGCCGTCGGGCCCCGGGCTGATCCCGTTCCCCTCCGAGAGCGCCGACGGCATTCCGAGCCTCGATCAGGTCACCGAGGAGCTGCGGCTGGCGAGCGACACCGGCGGCGTCTTCGACTGGCTGTTCGGTGCCTTCTACTTCAACGAGAAGCTCGACGTCGACAGCTTCAGCTACGACACGCTCGCCGGCGGCGTGCAGAACGGCTACGCCAAGCAGCACCAGGAGTCCGACTCCTGGGCGCTCTTCGGCTCGTTCGACTTCCGCCCCACCGACCGCTGGAGCTTCAAGGCCGGTCTGCGCTACACGACCGACAAGAAGGACTTCACCGCCGAGCGCCCGCAGCCGCTCTTCCAGCCGCCGCTGGTGCGCCCGATCCACGTCGAGACCGACGCCGACCTGCTGACCTGGGATCTGTCCGGCAGCTACAAGGCAAGCGACACGCTCAACTTCTACGGTCGTGTCGGCACGGGATTCCGCGCCCCGTCGATCCAGGGGCGCATCATGTTCTGCGCCGACTTCGAAGGCGGCGTCAACCCGGCGACCAACTGCGTTTCGATCGCCAACGAAGAGAAGATCTTCTCCACCGAGCTCGGCCTGAAGAGCGAGCTGCTCGACCGCAAGCTGCGGCTGAACCTCGCCATCTACGACTACAAGGTCGACGGCCAGCAGCTCGTCGCGGTGGGCGGGCGCTACAACACCGCGACGCTGCTCAACGCCGACCAGACCGACGGCTACGGGTTCGAGGCCAACCTCGACTTCGCGCCGAGCCCGATGTGGCTGATCACCCTCGGCACGAGCTACAACAAGACGAAGATCGACGACCCCAGCCTGCTCGTCGCGCCGTGCGGCGGCGGCTGCACGGTGACCGACCCGATCGTCGGCGGTCTGGCGCGCATCGACGGCAATGCGCTGCCGCACGCGCCGGAGTGGATCTTCGACGGCATCATCGACTTCCGCAAGCCGGTCGGCTCGGGCCTGCTGAGCGCCAGCGTCGACTGGGCGTACCACAGCGAGAAGAACTTCTTCCTCTACGAGTCGAAGGAGTTCAAGGCCGACTCGTTCGAGCTCGGAGCGCGCGTCGGCTACACCTTCGCCGAGGCCCGCTACGAAGTGGCGCTCTTCGCGCGCAACCTCACCGACGAAGTCGTCGTGCAGAACGGCATCGACTTCAACAACCTGACCGGAATGACCAACGACCCGCGTCTCGTCGGGCTCGAATTCGTCGTCCACTTCTGAGTCGCACCGCCGGGCGGCCGACGGTCGCCCGATGCGCTGCGCTCTCGGCAGATTCCTCGCGGCCCCGGTTCGTCCGGGGCCGTTTGCTTTTTCCTGCCGAGTGACGCTCGCGCCTCAACCCGAGCGGACACGCTGCGACGCCAGCCGTTCGAGGCAGCGCTGCGCCATCTTGCGGATGCTCGTCGGCCGACAGCCGAGTCGTCGTGCGATCTCGGAGGGGTCGAGCTCGAGCTGGTAGCGCAGGCGCAACAGCGTGCGGCAGGGCTCCGGCATCCGCTCGAGGAGCAGCTCGAGATCGTGCTCGCGCTCGCGCTGGGCCGGGTCCGCGGTGCGTTCATCGGCGAACTGCTCGAGCTGCGACGAGTCGACGGCCACCGTGCGCTCGCGTCGCCGGCTGCGCAGGTGGTGACGGCAGAGATTGCCGAGCACGACGGGCAGCCACAGCTCGGGGTTGCGCACCTCGTCGCCCTTCTTGATCAGCAGGAGAAAGGCGTCCTGCAGGAGATCCTCGGCGTCCTCCGGCGGGATCCGGAACCTCGTCAACACCTTCAGACACGACAGGCGCGATCGGGAGATCGTCTCCTCGATCGGGCTCGGGGCGTCGATCACACGAAGAGGAAGCGAGCTCATGGTGCCCCGCAGGCGGAGAAGCCGAGTGGGACTCGAATTGAGGTGTTGACCCTCGGGAATCGTAGCGGATGCAGCACGTCATGTCACGGCACGAGGGTCGACGGGATCTATATCTGGGAAGCGACACCTCAGGAGCATCGTGACCTCGACCGATCGCGAGGCCTTGGAGGGATCGTCGACTCAGGCGGGGGAACCGGATCGATCAAGGAGGGAAGGCACGATGAGCCAGGACGAAACCTTCGGACTGAGCGTCGCGACGCGCGAGATCGTCGCGACGATCGTCGAACGGCGGCCGAGACCGCGGTCACAAACCGGATCGACCGCGGTGTTGTTCTACGACAGCGCGGCGCTCGACTTCGGCTTTGCCTGGGAGGCGGCCGACCAGGCCAACCGCTGGCTCTTCCCGATCCAGAGCGAAGGACCGACCTTCGTCTATTACGTCTGCCTTCGCCTCCAGCAGCTGGGATACCAGATCGGCCAGGTGCTCTTCGCCACCGCGGGCCAGGGCGCTCTCTTCTACGCCACGCTGGCGAGCGCCCTTCCCAACTCCGCCGGCGTCGTCGGCCTGCTGCCGGGCGACACCCAGGTCCACGATTTCGGCGGCACGCTCTCGTCTTTCGCTCCCGGTGCCACCGTCACGCTGATCTGCAGCTCGACGGCGGCCGACAACACCTTCGAGGGCACCGTCTACAAGGGGACGGACCTCGTCGGGCCGCTCGCGGCCTACATGAACGGCAAGGTGGTGGCGACGGATCAGGCGGTGGTCTGGAATACCAACGGCACGGCCTCGACCCCCGGCAACATCTGGCTCGGCGATCCGCAGAGCGGCAGCGCGTCGATCCTCTGTCCCGCCCCAGGCGGCGGCACGTCCCAGAACTTCCCCCTCACGACCAGCCCGATCTGCGGCTGAAGGAGAACCCATGCCCCGTGCCATCGCCAAGATCGCGACGTTGATCGACATCTCCGGCAGCATGGAGCAGTACGGTTATCTGACGCCGGCCAAGGCCGACGCGGACACCTTCGTCAACATGTTCCAGCCGGGCGACCGGTTTGCCGTCATCTCGTTCAGCAACAACGCTTACCGAACCTATCCGACCACCGCGAATCTCGAGGTCTTCAATCCGCCGACGGCGGCCGCCGCCTCCGCAGCGATTCAGGCGTTGCGGTCGATCAACATGACGAACATCGGCGAGGCCATCGCCTTCGGCAACAACCTCCTGGTTCCGGAGAGCGAGCCGCGCGGTCAAGTGCTTCTTTCCGACGGCATCTGGAACCAGGGGCCCGATCCGCTGAGCGTGCTGAACAAGAGCATCCGCATCTACACGATCGCCCTCGGCAACAACGGTCAGCTCGACCTGCTGCGCAAGATCTCGCAAGAGACGGGCGGGTTCTACTCGTTCACGCCCGATGCCATCGGCCTCGCCAGTATCTACTTCGACATCCTCGAGTACGCCCGTGTCGGCCAGGTCGTCTACAACACGCTGCGCAAGGGGATGACCAACCAGCAGCACTTCAACGCCGTGGTCAAGCTCTCGGCGGGGTTGGACAGTGCCTCGATCTCGGTCAATTGGGCCGATCCGACGGTGACCTTCGCCTCGGGGACGCCGGGCAACAACCAGATCGGGGTCACCGTCCGCGATCCGGACTTCAAGATCGTCCCGATCCAGCCCACCTACCGCAACTACGGTTTCGTCGTCTATACGCTGCTCAATCCCAAGCCCGGGAACTGGTACTTCGACACCGTCTTCGTCGGCAACAAGACGGTGAACGTGACGGCCGGCGCGATCGATCCGGACCAGCTGGCGGTGCTGTCACTCGAAGGCCCCCGGGGCATCGTGCCGGCGGGCGAGAGCTTCAAGGTCCGGACGAGACTCTCCTTCGAGGGCAATCCGGTGGGCGGCGGCGGCCTCGGGGCAAGCGCCGAAGTGCCGTCCGTGTCGATGCGGGAGGCACTGGCCCGCCACGCGAGCGAACTCGCCGCGATGCGCGACCTCCCCGACGGCCCCTGCACTCCGGAGAGCAAGCTGACGCGCCTGCGCGAGCAGCGGATGCCCGGCGTCGACCTGCTGCCGCGCCACGTCGTCCGGCCGACCGTGCGCGAGACCGCGGCGGGAGAGCACGAGCTCACGTTCCAGACCGACAAGCCGGGTGAGTACGTCGTCCGCGTCGAGGCCGTGGCACCCCATCCGCGCGGAGGCGAGTTGATGCGCACCCGCCACCTCACCATCTCCGTCGGTTGACCTGCGCCGCGAAGGAACCTCGAGATGAAGAAGACCGCCACTTCGGGACCGGACCGCCAGACCCAGCAGCAGAAGATCGTGCTGATCGTCGACCGCACCGAGCTGATGCCCTTGGCCGAGGCCCAGCCGGCGCTCGGGGCCTTCCTCAACCTGCTTCAACTCGGTGACCAGTTCGCCGTGCTCGGCTACCGCGGATTGGTGTCGCGCATCTTTCCCAAGCTCGGCCTCGCGACCTATGACGAACGGCAGGTGCTCGACGACGCCACGAATGCCCTGATCGCCACGAGCGCGGGAGGCACCGCCTCGAATCTGCGCGCAGCGCTGCGCGCCGGTGCACGGTTGTTGGCCAAGAAGCCCACGCCGAAGTCGATGGTCCTGGTCGCCGCCAGCCCGTGGAATCGCGGCGGCGACCCACTCGAGGATCTTCCCGACGTGCCGGTCGAGACGATCGCGCTGGGAGACCACGGACAACAGGAGACCCTGCGCGCCATCGCCGCCGGGACCGGCGGGGAGTACAACTTCGCCGTCGACCCGGCCGCGTTGCTCAACATCCTCCTCGATCTCGTCGAGTCGATGGGGATCGCCCAGATCCTCGGCGTCGGTTCGCGCACGGTCGGCAACCACCAGTCGTACTCGCTCGTCGGCCGAGTGAGCGCCGGCACCCCGATGGCGACGTTCCTGGTCTTCTGGGGGGATCCAGCGATCACCTATGGGTCAGGCAGCGGCCCTCGCTGGGTGACGGCCGACCTGCTCGATCCCGACGGCAAGCCGGTGACGAGATCACCCGATTGGGCGAGCGACGGCTTCGCCGTGTTCTCCATTCCCGATCCTGCGGCGGGTAGCTGGACCCTCGGCGCGACCTTCGTCGGACCGGGCAACTGTCGATTCACCAACGCCGTGCTCGCCTGACCTGCCGCTCACCCGCCCCGGGGGACCCAGCCATGACACTGCGCCTGCTTCGGTCGTTGTCCCTCCTCTGCCTGACGATCTCCCTGCTCGGTGCCCGCTCGCCGGCGGCCGATGCGACGAGGGCACACGCCGCCCCGGTGCCTGCGGAGCCCGTGGGCACCATCGACGGCGTCTTCAGCGTCGACGGCAACGGTGCAGCCACCTACCAGATCGACCTCGAGCTGCCGCCGGGGACGGCCGGGCTGACCCCCGAATTGGCGTTGACCTACAACAGCCAGCGCGACAACGGCACGATCGGCATGGGCTGGGCGTT
This genomic window from Holophagales bacterium contains:
- a CDS encoding TonB-dependent receptor, with the translated sequence METTSFRRSFGGMTLALAVAVGGAAWGQTPAAPATPTPPPAEAKADSPEQMPVVLDEIVVTAQKREENIQEVPLSITTLDSEQMQLLSAGGGDVKVLSGRVPSLLLESSFGRAFPRFYIRGLGNTDFDLNASQPVSMIVDEVVLENPVVKGMPLFDIDHTEVLRGPQGTLFGRNTPAGVVKFDTVKPSQEREGFLRASYGSYDNVDVQAAYGGALTPTLSARLSVLYQSQSDWVDNGFTGKKDALGGFDTQALRLQFLWQPNDRFDALLNLHGWSLDGTARIFRANILKAGSNDLADGFRQDKVYQDGRNEQTIDSMGGALKLNYDLGFAKLTSVTGYETISDMYSRGDIDGGYGAVFAPPSGPGLIPFPSESADGIPSLDQVTEELRLASDTGGVFDWLFGAFYFNEKLDVDSFSYDTLAGGVQNGYAKQHQESDSWALFGSFDFRPTDRWSFKAGLRYTTDKKDFTAERPQPLFQPPLVRPIHVETDADLLTWDLSGSYKASDTLNFYGRVGTGFRAPSIQGRIMFCADFEGGVNPATNCVSIANEEKIFSTELGLKSELLDRKLRLNLAIYDYKVDGQQLVAVGGRYNTATLLNADQTDGYGFEANLDFAPSPMWLITLGTSYNKTKIDDPSLLVAPCGGGCTVTDPIVGGLARIDGNALPHAPEWIFDGIIDFRKPVGSGLLSASVDWAYHSEKNFFLYESKEFKADSFELGARVGYTFAEARYEVALFARNLTDEVVVQNGIDFNNLTGMTNDPRLVGLEFVVHF
- a CDS encoding sigma-70 family RNA polymerase sigma factor produces the protein MSSLPLRVIDAPSPIEETISRSRLSCLKVLTRFRIPPEDAEDLLQDAFLLLIKKGDEVRNPELWLPVVLGNLCRHHLRSRRRERTVAVDSSQLEQFADERTADPAQREREHDLELLLERMPEPCRTLLRLRYQLELDPSEIARRLGCRPTSIRKMAQRCLERLASQRVRSG
- a CDS encoding VWA domain-containing protein, with the translated sequence MPRAIAKIATLIDISGSMEQYGYLTPAKADADTFVNMFQPGDRFAVISFSNNAYRTYPTTANLEVFNPPTAAAASAAIQALRSINMTNIGEAIAFGNNLLVPESEPRGQVLLSDGIWNQGPDPLSVLNKSIRIYTIALGNNGQLDLLRKISQETGGFYSFTPDAIGLASIYFDILEYARVGQVVYNTLRKGMTNQQHFNAVVKLSAGLDSASISVNWADPTVTFASGTPGNNQIGVTVRDPDFKIVPIQPTYRNYGFVVYTLLNPKPGNWYFDTVFVGNKTVNVTAGAIDPDQLAVLSLEGPRGIVPAGESFKVRTRLSFEGNPVGGGGLGASAEVPSVSMREALARHASELAAMRDLPDGPCTPESKLTRLREQRMPGVDLLPRHVVRPTVRETAAGEHELTFQTDKPGEYVVRVEAVAPHPRGGELMRTRHLTISVG
- a CDS encoding VWA domain-containing protein produces the protein MKKTATSGPDRQTQQQKIVLIVDRTELMPLAEAQPALGAFLNLLQLGDQFAVLGYRGLVSRIFPKLGLATYDERQVLDDATNALIATSAGGTASNLRAALRAGARLLAKKPTPKSMVLVAASPWNRGGDPLEDLPDVPVETIALGDHGQQETLRAIAAGTGGEYNFAVDPAALLNILLDLVESMGIAQILGVGSRTVGNHQSYSLVGRVSAGTPMATFLVFWGDPAITYGSGSGPRWVTADLLDPDGKPVTRSPDWASDGFAVFSIPDPAAGSWTLGATFVGPGNCRFTNAVLA